In Hyperolius riggenbachi isolate aHypRig1 chromosome 10, aHypRig1.pri, whole genome shotgun sequence, a genomic segment contains:
- the LOC137535050 gene encoding zinc finger protein 154-like has translation MDHMTTPVRMEEDWSHMTERIFNLTLEIICLLTGEGFPPVKSGDRVTITVPPPHFLVPERNMKKMILQLIIKISELLMGEVPIGCQNVPSFSSKEEWQNVEGLKSLSKDTMMENQPPLTSPDGFSNRNPPERCTGPLYSRDCPLEGHTIPHHYQSVEFTILKTDTEESHVKFQQQSEVEGKLLKSIKKEEEETYVRSDQQIMEEADMVRTIKEEEEEMFVRGDCLSTEEGEMLRITSEGMYVRSDHQRMEHDSKIVTIKDKCSLNISTDGHDVGNSSEEHLQPRTRAPISHQTFHTSVYPFSCPDCGKGFKHKGNLVRHRKSHTGERPFLCSECGKGFGRKGVLLRHQIIHTGERPFACSECGKCFSQKASLVTHQRSHTGEHPFSCSECGKCFAHKANLVTHQRSHTGECPFSCSECGKGFSRKGDLLIHQRIHTGERPFSCSECGKCFVRKREFIIHQMSHTGEWPFSCLECGKHFSRKGAYLAHHRIHTG, from the exons atggatcacatgaccacaccagTGAGGATGGAAGAGGACtggagtcacatgactgagaggatattcaacctcaccctggagatcatctgcctgctgaccggagag GGATTTCCTCCTGTGAAGTCTGGTGATCGGGTGACAATCACAGTTCCCCCACCTCACTTCCTGGTACCTGAGAGAAACATGAAGAAGATGATTCTACAACTCATCATCAAGATCAGTGAGTTGCTgatgggagag gttcctataggTTGTCAGAATGTCCCATCCTTCTCCTCCAAGGAGGAGTGGCAGAATGTAGAAGGACTTAAATCCCTCTccaaggacaccatgatggagaatcagccgcccctcacatcaccag ATGGattcagtaacagaaacccaccagagagatgtacaggtcctctttattcccgggattgtCCACTGGAAGGTCacaccatcccccaccattatcag AGTGTAGAATTTACTATTTTAAAAACTGATACTGAAGAGAGTCATGTGAAGTTTCAACAGCAATCTGAAGTGGAAGGTAAATTACTAAAGTCaataaaaaaggaagaagaagagacttatgtgaggagtgatcagcaaatTATGGAGGAGGCTGACAtggtgaggacaattaaagaggaagaagaagagatgtttgTAAGAGGTGATTGTCTCTCTACCGAAGAAGGTGAAATGTTAAGGATAACAAGTGAAGGAATGTATGTAAGAAGTGATCATCAACGTATGGAACATGACAGCAAAATTGTAACTATAAAGGACAAATGTTCTCTGAATATTAGCACAG ATGGACATGATGTTGGGAACTCTTCAGAGGAACATCTTCAACCAAGGACTAGAGCACCGATATCACATCAGACCTTTCACACAAGTGTCTATCCCTTCTCATGTCCAGACTGTGGAAAAGGTTTTAAACATAAAGGAAACCTTGTTAGACACCGGAAAAGTCACACAGGCGAGCGTCCTTTtttatgttcagaatgtgggaaaggttttggtAGGAAAGGAGTTCTTCTTAGACACCAGATAATTCACACAGGCGAACGGCCTTttgcatgttcagagtgtgggaaatgtttttctcaGAAAGCAAGCCTGGTTACTCACCAGCGAAGTCACACAGGCGAGCAcccattttcatgttcagagtgtggtaaatgttttgcTCATAAAGCAAACCTTGTTActcaccagagaagtcacacaggggaATGTCCTTTctcgtgttcagagtgtgggaaaggttttagtAGAAAAGGAGACCTTCTTAtacaccagagaattcacacaggggAACGTCCGttctcatgttcagagtgtggaaaatgttttgttcGAAAAAGAGAATTTATAATTcatcagatgagtcacacaggtgAGTGGCCATtttcatgtttagagtgtgggaaacatTTCTCCAGGAAAGGTGCTTATCTTGCACACCATAGAATTCACACAGGTTAG